One Aegilops tauschii subsp. strangulata cultivar AL8/78 chromosome 7, Aet v6.0, whole genome shotgun sequence genomic window carries:
- the LOC109761626 gene encoding mitochondrial import inner membrane translocase subunit TIM8 isoform X1, whose protein sequence is MRLCRFALLPVSLMQEKHKMMMSEMVTKLTNVCWDKCITSTPGSKFSSGETTCLTNCAQRYLDMTVIIAKRFEMQ, encoded by the exons ATGCGCTTATGTCGATTTGCTTTGCTTCCGGTTTCCCTCATG CAAGagaagcacaagatgatgatgagtGAGATGGTAACCAAGCTGACTAATGTGTGCTGGGACAAATGCATAACCAGCACCCCAGGAAGCAAGTTCAGCTCCGGTGAAACTACCTGCCTGACCAATTGCGCTCAGAGGTACCTTGACATGACCGTGATAATTGCGAAGAGGTTTGAGATGCAGTAG
- the LOC109761626 gene encoding mitochondrial import inner membrane translocase subunit TIM8 isoform X2 has product MDASPELQQFLEQEKHKMMMSEMVTKLTNVCWDKCITSTPGSKFSSGETTCLTNCAQRYLDMTVIIAKRFEMQ; this is encoded by the exons ATGGACGCCTCCCCCGAGCTACAACAGTTCCTGGAG CAAGagaagcacaagatgatgatgagtGAGATGGTAACCAAGCTGACTAATGTGTGCTGGGACAAATGCATAACCAGCACCCCAGGAAGCAAGTTCAGCTCCGGTGAAACTACCTGCCTGACCAATTGCGCTCAGAGGTACCTTGACATGACCGTGATAATTGCGAAGAGGTTTGAGATGCAGTAG